From one Mya arenaria isolate MELC-2E11 chromosome 4, ASM2691426v1 genomic stretch:
- the LOC128232885 gene encoding follicle-stimulating hormone receptor-like isoform X2, translating to MGDQTLALGRIFTRTTRTLVYIVVILVSCVFVRCGSSYQCPSMCQCEHAKTGMLVDCTGKNLSAVPPGLGPNTIKLGLSMNNITELPDRSFAHLPRLQSLMLSHNRIRTIAPAAFEGLSVLYLLEISNNLLTEIPQGLDALPDLSDLAITDNRIKVLPNDCFSKNRKLIFLKLKDNPIVSVGQNTFSNMPDLKDLVLSEVREMQEFPNLSGTTGLEKITLDRASISVLPEDLCQNLPHLAVFDVHSNFISVIPNMTGCSSLTLLNFGNNEIASLDKMPFQGLENLKDLILSYNKITHISASDFASLKRLQYLDLSYNKISFINQDAFANLKQLMDLNLGENTFPSLPTAGLENLRHLKTFHNRYLQEPPSKEALPNILTMVVAYAYHCCAFRSQAEQTGEFKLDQTVTWLNDPNVTSLDLWPDVGNISYLPMNFSIYYDEYDYDYNDTIDGEASYPIETIIKIKPPVECSPVPDPFQPCDDLFGWWSLRCGVWIVFLLAVLGNGSVLFVSVFSKSKLDVTRFLICNLALSDLCMGMYLGFLAIVDASTLGEFEKYATRWQSSPGCLVAGFLGVLSSELSVFTLVVITVERFYAISHAMQLGKRVRLGQACVVMICGWILCTCIASLPLFEISDYRKFAICLPFETENNVSLAYVCFIMIFNASSFLIILVCYGCMFVSIRASHSWNSKDTIVAKRMALLVFTDFFCWAPIIFCSITAAFGWEAARISLDEAKVLTIFVLPLNSCANPFLYAFFTRQFKRDCVKLCKRIEESSYSRHLPSSGVGRSSTANNRQPNGRRSHSKRGSCDQLVYEPSTSGEPSTSSNQASDDSDLTMRKIHLTSEEKQILRYVKSAEGTSPRRSLLLPKNRSFERQHGGSYNLVPIKRSRVVPPHITPEDDESESSPDIILHTKEGNVYLSTKLDTQKVLRRKGRGSVKSLTGKGAVNKCAQRLCNHTRNSGYALQSVRNLGRSVESQTVETCEKEIHADLETLHEDANSKVSENGVRKLFEAERSKEIGLKSKCFANINKPEPRITENKVARVTTSSQTDFQLPSSHFYNIQKAIAKKEKDKHINEWRKTSHLSFLWRNSGIFDGVTHKQKSNSLVELTRPFLDAQNTSNKRHSLTSKHEGYILLKNTSRDSAYEDDELYDIYDNRGNGITQSDQSAVKQQKVKDYKNSAIKDSEDGDKTNDEKDDQVCEASLLLTDNLCLPKHRNSCDIESGISSSS from the exons GATGCTGTCTCATAATCGGATTCGCACCATCGCTCCGGCTGCGTTTGAGGGCCTTTCCGTACTCTACCTCCT GGAAATAAGCAACAATCTGTTAACGGAGATACCTCAAGGCCTTGACGCGTTACCTGATCTCAGTGATCT GGCCATCACGGACAACCGCATAAAGGTCCTGCCAAACGATTGTTTCTCGAAAAACAGAAAACTTATTTTCTTGAAGTTGAAAGACAATCCAATAGTCTCCGTTGGACAAAACACATTTAGCAACATGCCAGATTTGAAGGATTT GGTATTATCCGAGGTTCGAGAGATGCAGGAATTTCCTAACTTGTCTGGCACAACGGGTCTGGAGAAGATAACCCTTGATCGGGCCTCCATAAGCGTACTTCCAGAGGACCTCTGTCAAAACCTCCCACACCTCGCTGTCTT CGATGTGCATTCCAATTTCATCTCTGTGATACCGAACATGACCGGGTGCAGCTCCCTGACATTGCT GAACTTTGGGAATAACGAGATTGCGAGTCTAGACAAGATGCCGTTTCAGGGGCTGGAGAACCTAAAGGACCTGATTCTGTCCTACAACAAAATCACCCACATCTCAGCATCGGACTTTGCCAGCTTAAAAAGGCTTCAATATCT AGACCTTTCCTACAATAAGATTTCTTTTATCAACCAGGATGCCTTCGCTAATTTGAAACAGTTGATGGATCT aaacCTCGGAGAAAATACATTTCCGTCATTGCCGACGGCGGGGCTGGAGAATCTTCGACATCTGAAGACGTTCCACAACCGGTACCTGCAGGAGCCGCCCTCGAAGGAAGCGCTGCCTAACATTCTCACAATGGTCGTCGCCTACGCATATCACTGCTGTGCCTTCCGCTCACAAGCA GAACAGACCGGAGAGTTTAAACTGGATCAAACCGTGACGTGGCTGAACGATCCCAACGTTACGTCCCTAGATCTCTGGCCTGATG TGGGTAATATAAGTTATCTGCCGATGAACTTCTCCATTTATTATGACGAATACGACTATGACTATAACGATACCATTGACGGGGAGGCGTCATACCCTATAGAAACGATCATTAAGATCAAACCACCTGTGGAATGCTCTCCAGTACCAG ACCCGTTCCAGCCATGTGACGACCTGTTTGGTTGGTGGTCCCTGCGATGCGGCGTGTGGATTGTGTTTCTGCTGGCCGTTCTCGGCAATGGGAGTGTCCTTTTTGTCTCTGTATTCAGCAAGTCTAAACTAGATGTCACCCGCTTTCTCATTTGCAACTTGGCTCTCTCGGACCTTTGTATGGGAATGTATCTCGGATTTCTTGCCATCGTGGATGCATCAACTCTTG gAGAATTTGAAAAGTACGCGACAAGATGGCAGAGTAGCCCAGGATGTCTGGTAGCCGGGTTCCTGGGTGTCCTGTCAAGCGAGCTCAGTGTCTTTACATTGGTTGTTATCACCGTGGAGAGATTCTATGCCATATCACACGCGATGCAGCTTGGAAAACGGGTCCGACTCGGACAAGCAT GTGTAGTGATGATCTGCGGCTGGATATTATGTACCTGCATTGCAAGTCTCCCTTTGTTTGAGATCAGCGACTACAGAAAATTCGCAATATGTTTACCGTTCGAGACCGAAAATAATGTTTCGCTCG CTTACGTCTGTTTCATCATGATATTCAACGCGTCTTCTTTTCTTATTATTCTCGTCTGCTATGGATGCATGTTTGTATCGATTCGTGCATCTCATTCTTGGAATTCAAAAGACACTATTGTGGCGAAGCGGATGGCACTTCTGGTTTTTACTGATTTCTTCTGTTGGGCACctataatattttgttcaattacTGCAGCCTTTGGCTGGGAAGCCGCAAGAATAAGTCTAGATGAAGCCAAAGTACTTACAATATTTGTTCTGCCCTTGAACAGCTGTGCCAATCCTTTTTTGTATGCATTCTTTACACGACAATTTAAACGTGATTGTGTAAAACTGTGCAAACGTATAGAGGAATCGAGTTATTCTCGACACTTGCCTAGCAGTGGAGTTGGACGATCATCTACAGCCAACAATAGACAACCTAATGGAAGGCGTTCTCATTCTAAAAGAGGAAGTTGTGATCAGCTTGTTTATGAACCCAGCACTTCCGGGGAACCATCAACGAGCTCAAATCAGGCGTCGGATGACTCAGATTTAACAATGAGAAAGATACATCTTACATCTGAGGAAAAGCAAATTTTACGATATGTTAAATCTGCCGAAGGGACATCCCCTCGAAGATCACTGCTTCTGCCAAAGAATCGGTCATTTGAAAGGCAACACGGAGGGAGTTATAATTTGGTGCCAATAAAACGATCACGCGTTGTGCCTCCTCATATCACCCCGGAGGACGATGAAAGCGAATCCAGTCCAGATATAATTTTACACACTAAAGAAGGTAACGTATACCTCAGTACAAAGTTAGATACACAGAAAGTTTTAAGGCGGAAAGGACGAGGAAGTGTTAAAAGTTTGACAGGAAAAGGAGCCGTTAATAAGTGTGCACAAAGACTGTGTAACCACACGAGGAACTCTGGCTATGCTCTGCAATCAGTCCGAAACCTAGGGCGATCTGTAGAGTCACAAACAGTTGAAacttgtgaaaaagaaatacacGCAGATCTTGAAACATTACATGAAGATGCTAATTCAAAAGTTTCGGAAAACGGAGTAAGAAAACTATTTGAAGCCGAAAGAAGCAAGGAAATAGggttaaaatcaaaatgttttgcgAATATTAATAAACCAGAACCAAGAATAACAGAAAATAAAGTAGCAAGGGTGACAACGTCATCGCAAACAGATTTTCAGTTACCTTCATCACATTTCTATAACATACAAAAAGCCATTGCCAAAAAGgaaaaagataaacatattaACGAGTGGAGGAAAACGTCTCATTTGTCATTTCTGTGGAGAAATTCCGGCATATTTGATGGAGTGACTCATAAACAAAAGTCGAACAGTTTAGTGGAACTCACGCGACCTTTTTTAGATGCGCAAAACACTTCAAACAAACGTCATAGTTTGACATCCAAACACGAAGGATatattcttttgaaaaatacCAGTAGGGATTCTGCCTATGAGGATGATGAATTGTACGATATATATGACAATCGGGGGAATGGAATTACTCAGTCAGATCAAAGTGCAGTGAAACAGCAAAAGGTGAAGGATTACAAGAACTCTGCCATAAAAGACAGTGAAGACggtgataaaacaaatgatgaaaaagATGATCAAGTATGTGAAGCCAGCCTTTTGCTCACTGACAATCTGTGCCTTCCGAAGCATAGGAATAGCTGCGACATAGAGAGCGGAATTAGTTCCTCTTCCTGA